The genomic DNA CGGGCGATACGCTCCAGTTTGCGCCGCCGACACTTGGAGGCCGCGATCCGGTTCCGAAGCCGCTTCCGTTCCGCTTTGAGCCGCTCTTGGCTCTCAGCGTCGAGGGGGGACAACGAAGACGACGACAGTGGCGGAGGGTGTTGCTGCGGCGGCGGTGGTGACTCTCCGGAGGAAAGCGCCGACGGAGGGCCCACAGAGACCCCTACCCCCGGCGTCTCCGGCACTGTCTGCGGCTCCTCCAAAGGCCGTCCGTAGAAAGCCCCTGCGCCGGCGGGGCTCCCGGGGTTGTATCCCCCCAGAGTGGTGTAGATAGCGGGGGGCTCCGGTTGCCTCGCAGGGGGGCAACAAGGGTGCGGTTGTGCAGGTGAAAGTGGGgccggaggcggcggcggaggcgggaCCCCCAAAAGCTGGTTCTGTTTATGTAGGTTTGCCAAGGCCTTGACGAATCCGTCTGCGAACCCTTCCTGCTCCTGGGTGACCTGGGCTGCGGAGGACGAAgaggaaggtggaggaggagcaggggccCTGTATAAGAAGGCCCCCCCGGGAGCGTTGCCTGAGGGGGCGGTGGGGCTGGAGGGGATGAGGAGCTGCTCCAAGTCGGTGGCCGGGGGCAGCTTGAGGAGAGGGGGCTGGAGGACCACCCCCGAGGGGCCTCGCATCGAAGGGGCGGAGAAGGGGCCCTTCTTCCTCTCTGCCACCagctcctcctcgtcctcctcctcttcctcctcggggGCTCCTTCCACGAAGCCTGGGAGCTGGACGAAGCCCGGGAGCAGCTCCAGCCCTTCCTCGGGGTGGAAGAAAGGGGCCGCGGCTGCTTCCATCTTGACCGAGACCCGGGGGGCTCCTCCAGGGCGACCCCCGACGCTGCCCCCTGCTGGGCTGCTCATGCCCACAAGAAAGGGGATAATGGCGGCGTCGGCGTCGGCGTCGTGGGAGTTATTCCCCGTCTCCCTCAGGGAAGcaaccgcagcagcagcagcaaccaccgCCCTCCCGGCTCCTGACTGGAGGCATTTCTGAGGGGGAACAACAACGAGACTCCTTCGCCGTCTTTCTCCCTCCGACTCTGAGGAGGAACTGATGTCAACACGCCTCGCTTCGCCTCAGCCGCTCCGCCTCTCCTGGCGCTGAGGCCACACTGCCCTCTAGGctcaggaaggagggaggccttGTTCCAATAGGGTTAATATCGCTCTGGCTGACTCCTCccgttgcattttggggtttgtagttcaggggGTTGGCGTTTAGAATGCTCAGCCACAGAGGTTCTAGACCTCagtggactacaagccccagaatgcaacgggaGGGCAGACAGAACAGTGAAAGTAGACTCTGAGAGAGTGCTGCTACAGCACTTTAATATTGCTTGGCCTGCCTCCTCgcgttgcattctggggtttgcagttcgaGAGATTGGCGTTTAGAAtgctcagccaaagagctcttaggccttactggactacaagccccagaatgcaacgcaaggagctgaagtccaaaatcccttaaagagcactttggggaccactgtctaGAGGGAGAGTGCCTGGGGAAAGTGtaagtgcactgcagaaataatccactttgagaccgctttaattgtccaggctcagtgctagggaattttgggaactagttttgtgagacatttagcctttgtcagagagctttggggccacaacaaacaacatttcccaggattccctagcactgagcctggccAATATAAAGCGGTCTCATACTCGATTATCTGTAAAATGCAGactaaagggatggatggatggagagtccatgggaaaagaaacaaagagtTCTCTGTATCCCGGAGGGTACATCTGCACGGTAGAAGTAATCcgagttgacactgctttaactgcctcggtGCAGTGTTAAGCAACTCTGAGAAATGCtagggaaattctgggaactgtagttttgtaaggtctttagccttctctgtcagagagctttgttgcctcaataaactacagttcccaggattccttagcactgagccagggcagttaaagcatcctcaaactggattatttctgcaatgtgttttggtccTGTAGCGGCCATCGcttcatgctatgaaattctgggtacTGAATTTTGCtgaggcaccagggctctctgacagagaaggttaacagTCTCACAAAACCACCCTTCCAAGAATTCCGTAGCAtcgagccatggtagttaaagtggcgtcaaaccggattatttctccagtgtggatgcagccttggtctctAGGAACAACAGTGGATCTAAAAACACTTCTAAACCATAGTAAACCAGATCCCTTTGAGCTGTGGACAGCACAGACTTTCCACCAGTCCATAAATCAGCAGCTCAGTTGACCAATAGTACCCTTTTCTAGTTTGGATTAAACGACACATGTATCTGGTCTGTTTGCTGCTGAAAACAAACCACCTCTgcagctgttgtgtgccttcaagtagtttccagcttatggcaaccctatcataggggtttctcggcaagtttcttcagagggggtttgccatggccttcccccgaggctgagagagtgtgacttgtccaaggccacccagtgggtttccatggccaagccaggattcgaaccctgctttccagattCACGGTGcaacgccatgctggctctcagctcATTCTTATCCATGCCTAAATGTACAGTAACCGCTTTAAATAAAATGGATACGGTTTTGTTTCTGTTAATGGCAACACAGGCAACTCATGAGCAGCAAGTAGTGTGCAGAGTTCAGATGCTGAAGAAGGAGAGTAGATGCCCTCGGTGTCTGTGAAGTAGGGAGAGGCCGattcaacaataaaacaaataaaaggtcTTTCTTGCTCCTCACTTTTCACAGCACTGTGATCTGCTTGGTGTGACTTCAACAGTATTATTGTTCATTAGACAATGtctagtcttttaaaaaaaatcatgtaacGTATTTTCTCTTTGAAAATCAGCCAGTATCAAACACAGTAACATGCATAATCGGTTGTAAAGTTCAACACTTCCATTGTTTCTGTGGTatgtagggttttttgtttttttaaaaggcagggtataaaggGAAATCATGTTAATGTCTTCTCAATAGCGCGATAGAAATGCAATTGCCAAGGTTTAAAAGCTAATCGCGTTTAATTCGCTCTATTGGGGAGGCAACCTGGGACCTTTAACATTTAAAGGGTCTGCACTTCAGCACAAGCAATTTGTTCCATTGGCAAGGTTGGGTTcgcagtggatttcagtcttgcTTGAGGTGTTGGGCATAACTTCGTTTACAGTGGATTAAAATACTATGGtgaagaaataaattttattttattgttttttacttTGTGTGGGGTGGGAACATGAAGACATGCGCCAAAACAGTGCGTGCACAAAACGATCAATTCCAATGTACTAATGATTCATTGTGAAAATATTGAATGCTGTAGTGctactgttgctttttgttttcactGTCACAATTATTACTaaattggccctggtgtgataatctcctttggaagtttttaaacagaggctggaaggccttctgtcaggagtgctttgattgtgagttcctgcatggcagaaaggggttggactggatggcccttgcggtctcttccagctgtaggattctatgaaatgggGATCgattggcaaggtttgttcagaggtttgccattgccttcccaaggctgagagagtgttacttttccaagatcacccagtgaattttatgGCTGAACTgcgaatcaaaccttggtctccagttaTAGGTAAATTTCATTGAAAACCAGGAGTTGGGAACCTTACACTGGGATGCCAGATGAAGTCCTCCGATTCCTATTCCCCAGGCTATCCTTCTGCAGTGGTCTCCAACATTTTGCAAGCTTGAAATGCCACTTAATAGTAATATTTGATCTGAACTcgaagatacagtcagccctacatacccatggttttttttatccatggaaacaaccatccacagattgaaaatattttaaaaatatatataaattccaaaaatcaaaccttgaatttgccattttacataattttACTATGTCGTTGTACtgactgggacttgagcatctatgaattttggtgtccatgagggttgctggaaccaaaccctagtggataccaaggggcccaCTCTACTGGCATTTTGTGCCCCCCACCATGGGAATACATACCCCAGAACCTCTCTGAAATTTAGCTTGGCCCTAGGATATATTAGGATATGTATATCCCCTTCCTTGCTGTAAATAGTGGGAATTTTTTATTGCTATGTACCTTCAAGCTGATTCCACTTCATAGCCATccttttataggattttcttggcaaaatttattctgaggaggtttgccaacgGCTTCTTCTCActgctgagagtgtgacttgccaaatgtCGCCCGGTTGTTTTCCATGGGCTGAATGGGAACTcaacagagctctggtgccacaacaaactacacttcctgGAATGCCATCGAATGGAACCTTGGcctttaaagcggtgtcaaactggattatttctgtagtgcggatgcagccctagattcTTAGtacagcactgaaaccactatacagtactgtactgtagcacactggctctctcacatAAATGAACCCAAGAGAGAGGCCCCGTAGTGACTTATCTAGACACCATACAAGACCAAAAaatgtatccacactacacatGTATAGCAGCCTCACACTGtgttaactgtcttggctccatcctgtggaaaccttGTGTCTGTAGTTTAGTCTGGGTCTTTCAATCCTTTGCTGGACAGTTCCATTCAACTCCCGTGAACTATAAACTAATTGCCAGATtagaaaccccaggatttcaaggatggagccatggcagtcaaagtgataGTAAACTGCAGATGCacctgaggaaataatccaggttgacaccactttctgTGGATACCGAGGCCTGACTGTACTCATAAATCTAAaaactttagtcaaaaaattgactccccaAAAACCCtcaatgcatctgcactgcagaagtaatccgttttgacaccattttaaatgccatggctcaatgctatggaattctgggatttgtagttttgtgagatatttagccttctctgtcagaggcatCTGGTGCCAAAagcaaactacagtccccagaattccatagcattgagccatggcagttaaagtggtgtcggactgggttatttctgccatgtggatgtaGTTTTAGTAGTGCGCTTTTGACACGTTTTACATTTTAATTCGtggctgtttttaacttttaaaagcttgtttggttttttaaaattattattcttgtTCATTTATATAGCACCCTTACTAAACACggtactttattattattattgttattattaagctttatttaaagAGCGCTGTAAATATACACAGCGCTTTACACAcacaatcatttaaaaacaaaaaaagcccgCCTATGGCGTAGATTCTgtaaaaaatagttttaacaTAATACACATTAATACATCTTAATatgaaataacaaaatatagCAAGTCACAAATAAAAACGAACCTACAATAACAATCAAGTGATCAGGACAAAAATATTTATAACTTGCCACGTTGTTTATTTATAAGTTCCAATATAAAATACTAAGAATGTAATagtaatgcaaaaaaaaaacctacaaaaatacattaaaatattattgtatgtaatctaaaaattacatacaaacacatcaataaaatacagtaacagTGATAATTCCAGTTAAAAACTAAAACATCAAGTATTAagtattatatttataatatttacaatatttataataataataaacatttatatatatatatatatatatatatatattatttttaaaatataatattaaaataagtattaaatattcattttaatgcttctgtattgtttttaaaatagttttttttttaatttatatttattcattgtaAAGCTtctgtagcttttatttttaaaggtattGGTTTAAATTTGCTGTTGGCCGCCTTGAGCCCCTCTGTTGGGAGAAAGACGGGCAACGAGCAAAAACAACAGGGCAACAAATCAGTGCGCAGGCGCAGTTGCGTCGACAGGGCCCAGCTGCCAAAACCCGCGCGTCAAACTCCGGAGCCGCGCTTCCCCATTGGTCGCGGCGGGGCGTGACCAGGAGTTCTCGCGAGATTTCAGGGCCTGAAGCTGGCGCCGCCATGTTGGAGTAGGGAGAGGCCGCATCCAGCTTATGTCGTCCCTCAGcgttggttttttaatttttttaaacagggaCGCGAAGGTACTGCCTTCCGGCTCCTGAGATATTTTGGCGGCGAGCGGCGAGGACAGGATGGTGCAGTCCTGCTCTGCCTACCGTTGCCGGAATCGATACGACAAAGAGAAGCCCATCTCTTTCCACAAGTGAGGAGGGGCGGGGGAGGGAGGAGCCATGGCGCATGCGCGGGCGGAGTTCGTTATACAGGGAGATGCCTCTAGTAGGAGAGGCGGCTGAGGGAAGCCTTTGCGCAGGCGCACTCACGCGGAGGAGGGAGTCTCTCATAGGGAGCGGCAGGGGAAATCGCGCATGCGCACTCGAGCGGAGGAGGGAGTCGAGAGGGAGCAGCCTCTTGTGAAAAGAGAAAACTAAGGGAATTGCGCACGCGCCCTCACGCGGAAGAGTTAGCGGCCTCTAGAGGAGAGGCGGCTGAAGGAATCGCGCATGCGCACTCGCGCAGAGGAGGAGTCTCTTTAGACTGGGAGCGGTCTCTaagagaagagtaaaaagaaCGAGGAAAGCGCGCATGCGCTCGCCTTCAGCGCAGAAAAACCGTTGCGCGAGGCGTCATTTAGCGGAGGGCGCATGCGCACCTTTTGGGAAGCcagttattttattaatttttaaaaagactgtcgCCTGATggcagaaaataataaaacagaatattATTGTTGCTGAGCGcctatggcggccctaaggtgaacctattatgggttttttgcTTGGCAAGATCTGTCCAGGGGAGGTTAGCcatagccattgccttcccctgaggctgagagagtgtgcctccttgcccagagtcacccagagggcttcatggctgaggcgggattcgaaccttggtctccaaagccacagtcaaagcactacaccagactggctctctCAGTGAAATAAGTGCCATTTCTTGTCTTTCTCATTCCGAAATCAAAGAGACCAGAGATATAAAATACCCAAAAAGGCTCAGATAGTGACACTATAtgcaaataatattatttatatgcaaatattaatatgattaatattaaacattaaaatttttaatatttaataatgtttaataatatttAGTATTAAtgcttaatatttaaatattagatAATATTCAATATTGATGTTAATATTTAAatagaatattaatatttaatactatttaatgttataaataaaattatcattatatttattaatttaattaatatttaaattaaatattaatatttaaatactaatatataatattatttactATTAACAGGTAGTGAAATCTTGCTTTCGTGTAGAATTACAGCCAGCCTTCCACATTTCTTATTTTGATTTTGggagatttgattatttgcggtttattaatatgtcctctctggggatttctaggtcctccagagcaactctgccagacgttgaccataaagttgtcctggagaacctagaagatgagagagaaaacacttctctaggcatttgtaggtcctccagtgtgattctatgatcagcttctggcagatgttgaccacggagttctactggaggacctggagattcctagaaaggtcttaccttaggtaaaaagaatagtgctttttttttaatttgctgttttccacattcacagggatccttcGCCCCTAACCCCAGGGTAACAATAACTGGTTGTGGAGGCACTTGCACTGAGGGCAGCATAGGTAGGGCTATCTGctgcacggtgtagtggtttgagcattggactaggactctggagatcagggtttgaatcctggctcagccatggaaacccatttatcacactctctcagcctcagaagatggcaatggcaaccctctctgaagaaaattgtCAAGAGAGCTCCATGAcagatcgccataagttggaaacgaatggaaggcacacaacaacaactactaaaATGTAGAATTCAGTCTGAGTAATACTAAAAATATTTGGGATGGAATCTTGTTGGGCATTGTGCCAGTTTAAAAACTATTGTACAAgcattttccctttcccagactCTGTAAATGTAATCCCTGATGCATGAAATCATTCTGCAAGCACACATGCATTCCTCTCACTTTGCATTTGGTGGGTGCAAAGGTAAATAATGGCTGCAGAGCCATGCGATAGAATATAACTATACTGGCCTAGGTTTTTGGATGCATAAAGTATATAGGATCTTGTGCTGGTGAATAGTAGGGGGTATTAATACACATTTCTGTTACACACAATCAATTTTGTTTTGGATTAGAAGTAGGTTCCCAAGAGGTCAGCCCCTTTTCCTGGAAAGCTGACTGGTTCAATTGGCACTCAGTCTTCTTTAGCAGAATTCACAACTGGAAGCACTGAGCCTCTTGGCTCTGTCTGAGACTAGTTTTAGCAAAGTCAGGCAAACAGGCAGTATGCAAGTTTCATAGATAAAAGCTTCACTAATTAAGGTGTATTCAGGCATATTTACATGGAGTGCCTAAGCCCTGGCTAACTATAGAAAAGCTTCAAGAAGAGGAGCAGCTCAACAGAGCCTGCACACACCTTGAAGGAGGAGTGTTATGTCCACAGCCCCCCTGATGTGGTTGTTTTGGGTACATTCCCATAATGAGCGATTTAGCAATTGGGAAAAGTTATAGAGGCAGCAAGTATAGGGTAAGAGCATGCAAGAAATCCTTACTGTCTAATAGTAAATGTGGGAAGGAGGTTGAAGAGAATGCTTGGCTGGGAAGCATTTCCCAACAATTAGGATAATCAAATAAAGAATAATTAGAGTTCTGATATATTTtgaattgttatgtgccttcaaattgactacAACTTGCTGTcatcctatcataggatttttttgACTATTCAGAGggtgcttgccattgccttcctcttagactgagacAGCCTGACCATCCCAAGGTACTGTgggctgccatggctgaatgaagatttgaaccctggcttcccagaatcctagttgAACATTTgcaccactgtaccacactgacaTATGGTATTCTGAATTGTCTAACTTCAAAGAGAGCTCCTGTAGTTCCCTTACAGGCATAATAAAAACTATGAACTCAGTCCTTAACAGGATAAGCTATAACAAGGAAGGTGAAAGGCAAAATATGTCCACATCTCCTGTCTAATGCAGTATGAGGTATTAAGGGACTCCATGAGAGCGGGCAACATTTCTCCAAATGTAGCAGTGTCCCTCTACTATTCTTTATAAAACAAGGAGTCTCTGTGCCACCCATGTCATTTGATGGAAGTGTTGGTAGTAACTTAAAGGATGCTCAAGGCACATTTTGCTTGCAGGTTTCCTCTCACAAGACCTGATCTCTGCAAGAAATGGGAAGCTGCTGTTAGAAGAAAAAACTTCAAGCCAACGAAGTATAGTAGCATTTGTTCTGAACACTTTACTCCAGATTGCTTCAAAAGGGAATGCAACAATAAGCTCCTAAAAGACAACGCTGTGCCGACAATATTTTGCCACACAGAACCAAATGTGAAGGTAAGCGAAGTGTGTGGATTTTAAAAGCTGTTGTTCACAgatatgtttgtttatatataagCAATAGATTATTATTTCTGAGCAACAGATATAACAGATCTTCTTGACATGCTAACTTAATTGTATGTGTCTATATGCATTCAActtgcctgttgatttattgcAACCCCATGAAAATTTCATacttttttttaggcaaggaatattcacagGCAGTTTTGTAATGGCCTACATTCTCTtgaatgtttttacattttacgttaccttgtcctcctctgcagttatatcatctagtcaccctgtccaccatccaagtactaaccaggtccgGCCCTGCTAACTTCCAAGGTccgatgggatctggtgcctttagggtatttagacataATTACCCAGAAATTTTCTCTCATTAACCAACCACTACGTTGTTGTGCCTTCAGATGTAAAACATAAGAGACATAAAACATGAAGGAGGGCCAGTGATTAGGCAGAAACTGGGAAAGTATTGTTATCCTTAAATACTCCCACATCTTGCCAAGGAtactttgtatgtatgtgtgccttcaagttgcctgttgatttatgacaacTCAGTGGATtacataatgtttttttaaacaaggaataatcagaggtagtTCTGCccgtttcttcctttgaaatatagcgcTTGGTATgcattagcagtctcccatccaagtactaaccagagctgaccatgcTTAACTGCCAAGATCAGAaggggtctggtgcctttaggatacttAGGCcctcataattcaaaatgacctgaatagactagaaagctgggccaaagctaacaaaatgaatttcaacacggaaaaatgtaaggtacttcacttagggtagaaaatgaaattcacagatataggatgggggacacctggctgaatgaaactacatgtgaaagggatctaggagtccaagtagaccacaagctgaacatgagtcaaaggctaaaaaggccaatgcaattttaggctgcatcaataaaagtatagtgtcttgatcaaggaaagtaatagtgtcactctattctgctttggtcaggccccacctggaatactgtgtccagttctgggtaccacaattcaaaagggatgttgagaaatgagcatgtccaaaggagggccaccaagatggtgaagggtctggaaaccatggcctatgaagaatgacttagggagctggggatgtttagcctggagaaaagaaggttaagagatggtatgatagccctatttaaatatttgaaaagatttcatattgaggagggagctagcttgttttctgctgctccagagaacaggacccggaccaagctacaggaaaagagattccaccttaacattaggaggaactttctgacagtaagggttgtttgacagtggaacaaactccctcagaggatagtagagtctccctccttggaggtcttcaaacagaggctgtatggccatctgtcggggatgctttggttgtgatttcctgcatggcagggggttggactggatgacccttgtggtctcttcctactctatgattctgtgattatttcctatggggcttgagcataggtggattttcctttacgtggggggatctggaattgatcccccgcataaggagaggccccactgtatttaaaggATTGTAGCCCAGATGGGTAAGAAGACCCGTTGATCTCCTGTTACAGAAAGTATTTGTCTGAGACTTGGTGATATTGATATatctttcccattttaaaaataaggggTAAAACTTGCTTTACTGTTTATTTGCTGCAGATTGTATACCATGTTAAGAAACAAGTTTTAGATGTGACATCAATGACATTTACAGTCCTGTTAGCATTGGGTCACCGTAGTTtgggggaaatgtttttaaaacagtgttgGAATAATCTCTGTGTATACCATGTTTCACATATCCCAGTTGTGATGTTCCTTAAACTCATACCTGACTTCTGTTCTTTAGCATGCTCAAATATACCAAAGACATAAGAGAGAAGGTTGGAAACTCACTATTAAGTTGCTCAGCCTTTTCTAACCTTATGCCCTCCAGaagtgctggactgcagttcccctCAGCTCTAGTAAGTATATTGGAGTTCCTGTTTCACAAACAGTTGGGAGTTCCTGCTTCACAAATCTAGTGGAACTGGATTTCCAGTGTGCCACAATGCTGAAAGCTGAAAAGGGGTAGTATTGCAGTTTTTGTCAAACAGGCTATGTTGAAGTAGCAAACTGCTATGGTTgttgcttattttttttcctctgatCCCTTTTACATAATAAATTTAAATGTATACTCTTGTCTTGCTGTTTTAGTCTGGAGGCACTCAAGAACCACTTGAAATACCAACTCCCCCTTCTCCTTCACCTCCACCACCGCCACAAACTGACCCAAGACTAGTGGATCCAAGCATTGGTTTGTTAATGCCACCACTTCACACCCCCAATAACATTGCTGTTTTTTGTGATCACAACTATACCGTAGAGGATACAGTACATCAGCGAAAAAGAATTCAGCAACTGGAAGAGCAGGTGGACAAACTGAGGAAGAAGCTTAAAACTGCACAGCAGCGATGTAGGCGTCAAGAGAAACAGATTGAAAAACTGCGAGAGCTTGTTcagtttcagaaagaaaaagacgTGTTGTCAGGCAAAGGTGGCTATGTGATTCTGCCTAATGACTATTTCGAAATTATAGAAGTACCTGCCTAGGAGGCTAAGATTTATATTTATGGGGCACTGCCAAATTTAGCCTCCTCAAACTAACTCAGAAGTTCATTTTAAAAACGCAATGCTTTCTACTTCTGTGTATATATTTCACCCCAACAGAATGATAATAAAAATTGCTATATAATTTTTTGTCATTGTGATCtcttggcattttttttaaaccagtgcTTCAGTATGTGTGTGAAGAGAACTACTGATAGCAGCATATTCCACATAGATAAAAGAATTCTGTGCTTGTTGCTCATAAATAAAATTCTTAGTATGCAGTGGAGCTTACTCTCAAGTAAATGTGAAAGTCTTTATGTGAAATAATGTGGAAACTGCAGCCCTGTAGTGACTTGGGAATAAGACACATTGACTTGGGGCTTATTTATGAGTAGAAATGTATAGGATTGATCTATTGATTTCAAAATGTAGAACCGGAATGCAATGTAAGAATGACTGTTGATCCATAGTAATGATATTGATTTATTTCCGTATCTATTTTGCTCATTCCAGCAGTTCATGGTGGGTAACAATTCCTAATATGTATATACCTGAAACAGAATATTGAATTTATAGTATTGTATTCGTGGGAACTGGTGTGATGTAGAGTGGTAGCTATAATCTGGTAGTGATTAAATTCTAGGTTTAAATTTTTACCTTGAATAGTTTCACAGAAGTCACTGTCTCATTCACTGAGATGGACTTTCTTTGGCCTTGCTGTTCAGTTTTGGTGCATGGATGATACAGTCAAACACCCTTGATTGGTCTTTAAAGACATGATGgaacaaaggagaaaagaaagtgtcAGCAATATGTAAGGCTTAAGCCAGCAAAGTCAAAATTAGCTCCTGTAGTAGTG from Sceloporus undulatus isolate JIND9_A2432 ecotype Alabama chromosome 2, SceUnd_v1.1, whole genome shotgun sequence includes the following:
- the LOC121921317 gene encoding transcription factor AP-1-like, with the translated sequence MSSPAGGSVGGRPGGAPRVSVKMEAAAAPFFHPEEGLELLPGFVQLPGFVEGAPEEEEEEDEEELVAERKKGPFSAPSMRGPSGVVLQPPLLKLPPATDLEQLLIPSSPTAPSGNAPGGAFLYRAPAPPPPSSSSSAAQVTQEQEGFADGFVKALANLHKQNQLLGVPPPPPPPAPLSPAQPHPCCPPARQPEPPAIYTTLGGYNPGSPAGAGAFYGRPLEEPQTVPETPGVGVSVGPPSALSSGESPPPPQQHPPPLSSSSLSPLDAESQERLKAERKRLRNRIAASKCRRRKLERIARLEEKVKALKGQNAELAATASLLRAQVTQLQGRVRSHLSSGCHINAAAPAPSSLSSQTSGVVGVQPPCREGPPEPESSTC
- the THAP1 gene encoding THAP domain-containing protein 1; amino-acid sequence: MVQSCSAYRCRNRYDKEKPISFHKFPLTRPDLCKKWEAAVRRKNFKPTKYSSICSEHFTPDCFKRECNNKLLKDNAVPTIFCHTEPNVKSGGTQEPLEIPTPPSPSPPPPPQTDPRLVDPSIGLLMPPLHTPNNIAVFCDHNYTVEDTVHQRKRIQQLEEQVDKLRKKLKTAQQRCRRQEKQIEKLRELVQFQKEKDVLSGKGGYVILPNDYFEIIEVPA